In one Musa acuminata AAA Group cultivar baxijiao chromosome BXJ2-5, Cavendish_Baxijiao_AAA, whole genome shotgun sequence genomic region, the following are encoded:
- the LOC103983877 gene encoding serine/threonine-protein kinase WAG2-like has translation MDQEERLSFFPPDSYSDLDSSFTSSTTSASTFSARSSLSLPSSASFALKPLPHNCSDPHWSALRAAANLSPDGLLHLHHLRLIRPLGSGHLARVFHCRLHGFDDGHSPAEFALKVIDLDALSRTSSDYKKPDDYECDEETGEGGGRGKMWHVRAEARVLAEMDHPFLPTLYARLDAGHYACFLIDYCPGGDLHSLLRHRRGHRLPPAAARFYAAEVLVALEYLHALGFVYRDLKPENVLLRSDGHVMLSDFDLSFRSHVSPTLLHRRRRLPRRRSGLLCCLVACSTSGEDEELEFVAEPSSAFSRASVGTHEYLAPEVVNGSSHGNAVDWWAFGVFLYELLYGRTPFKGATKEATLRNILTREVKLPDTNGGDVVEGGDMAKARDLIAQLLVRDPAKRMGSVLGAAEIKRHPFFASVRWPLIRCARPPIPCGPATGPLVPATNEGSGRWWTAGRKNATLDSNHNSSNDHRKTKKKKKKKGIKLGFGAKAAAPNNVIV, from the coding sequence ATGGATCAAGAGGAGAGGCTAAGCTTCTTCCCCCCGGACTCCTACTCCGACCTTGACAGCAGCTTCACCAGCTCAACGACGTCCGCCTCCACCTTCAGTGCTCGCAGCAGTCTCAGCTTGCCCTCCTCCGCCTCGTTCGCTCTGAAGCCCCTCCCCCACAACTGCTCCGATCCCCACTGGTCCGCCCTCCGCGCCGCAGCCAACCTCTCCCCCGATGGCCTCCTGCACCTTCACCATCTCCGCCTCATCCGCCCTCTTGGCTCTGGTCACCTCGCCCGTGTCTTCCACTGCCGTCTCCACGGCTTTGACGACGGCCATTCTCCTGCTGAATTCGCCCTGAAGGTCATCGACCTCGATGCGCTCTCGCGAACCTCGTCCGACTATAAGAAACCGGATGATTACGAGTGTGATGAGGAAACCGGCGAGGGTGGCGGACGGGGGAAGATGTGGCACGTGCGGGCGGAGGCGCGGGTGCTGGCGGAGATGGACCACCCGTTCCTCCCGACTCTGTACGCGCGGCTTGACGCCGGACACTACGCGTGCTTCCTCATCGACTACTGCCCCGGCGGCGACCTTCACTCCCTCCTCCGCCATCGCCGAGGCCATCGCCTCCCGCCGGCTGCAGCCCGGTTCTATGCAGCCGAGGTCCTGGTCGCCCTCGAGTACCTCCATGCCCTCGGCTTCGTCTACCGCGATCTCAAGCCCGAGAACGTCCTCCTCCGCTCCGACGGCCACGTCATGCTCTCCGACTTCGACCTCTCCTTCCGCTCCCACGTCTCGCCAACACTACTCCACCGTCGTCGCCGCCTTCCTCGCCGAAGGAGTGGCCTCCTCTGCTGCCTCGTAGCCTGCAGCACCTCAGGCGAGGACGAGGAGCTCGAGTTCGTTGCGGAGCCGTCGTCGGCCTTCTCGAGGGCATCCGTCGGGACCCACGAGTACCTTGCTCCGGAGGTGGTCAATGGCAGTAGCCACGGCAACGCCGTCGACTGGTGGGCGTTCGGGGTATTCCTTTACGAGCTCTTATACGGGCGAACCCCCTTCAAGGGCGCAACCAAGGAGGCGACGCTGCGGAACATCCTGACGCGGGAGGTGAAACTCCCAGACACCAACGGCGGCGACGTGGTCGAAGGGGGCGACATGGCGAAGGCGAGGGACCTGATCGCGCAGCTCCTGGTGCGGGACCCGGCGAAACGGATGGGGTCGGTGCTGGGGGCGGCCGAGATCAAGCGGCACCCCTTCTTTGCAAGCGTGCGGTGGCCGCTCATTCGGTGCGCCCGACCACCGATACCGTGTGGCCCAGCCACCGGGCCCCTGGTGCCGGCGACCAATGAGGGTAGCGGGCGGTGGTGGACTGCTGGGAGAAAGAACGCCACCCTCGATAGCAACCATAACAGCAGTAACGATCAtaggaagacgaagaagaagaagaagaagaagggaatcaAACTGGGATTCGGGGCTAAAGCAGCAGCACCTAACAATGTAATAGTGTAA